The genome window ATCCGAAGTAACTTATCATTTCTTCAATCGAAAGCGTTATTTTTGAATATTTTAGAGGAAATTATTTTATTAGTTAAAATGATGGATTACCAATATAAAAAGAAAAATATATCGGTAATCATGGAGTATATGCAAGAGAACTTTGCAAAAAACATTACGGTATTAGATATTGCTAGTCAATTCAATATAGAGCGCAGAAAGTTAACCTATATATTTGAAAAAAGAATTGGAGTAAGTCCTACTGCATATTTAACCGATTTGCGTATTCAAAAATCCAAGCTTTTATTAAGAACCTCGGGTTTAAGCATTAAAGAAATCGCCGAAAGAGTAGGGTATATGGATTATTTTTACTTTAGCCGTGTTTTCAAAAAAGAGACAGGCTTATCACCTACTCATTTTCGCAAACATATGAATTAAGCAGCACCTGATGGAAAAAATTCATCAGGTGTTTTTAGTGTTGAAAAACAAAATGGCTTAGGAAATCTTTGTGAATGTTGAGGTGCTCTAAATGATCAATGATAGCGTGTTAAGGTGTCATTTTAAAATGTATGTCATGTGAAGTGGTTGATTGGAGCGAAGTGAAGCGGCTCATCGGACGCCCTCAGGAAAGCGCCCAGTCAGAACGGAAATCAACCACTCGCTTTGCCGGAGCAAACTTTAATTA of Lysinibacillus agricola contains these proteins:
- a CDS encoding helix-turn-helix domain-containing protein, with product MDMQDVIDLYTMAPLTFVDVITEKITSETLLTSYNTMRDAGGLIFPVTGTAKILIDGTYYVLDKGKIIHVGPNLNIQRIVANNTKFNYAVIHFKLPDESIAEYPLYNSHFAIEVEDNMKLMNMLQQLIQNYLIRSNLSFLQSKALFLNILEEIILLVKMMDYQYKKKNISVIMEYMQENFAKNITVLDIASQFNIERRKLTYIFEKRIGVSPTAYLTDLRIQKSKLLLRTSGLSIKEIAERVGYMDYFYFSRVFKKETGLSPTHFRKHMN